A single genomic interval of Amblyomma americanum isolate KBUSLIRL-KWMA chromosome 11, ASM5285725v1, whole genome shotgun sequence harbors:
- the LOC144110782 gene encoding uncharacterized protein LOC144110782 translates to MSAPEVVVCVPEVPDKSAAAFQDPSKLNARSPTGSQAPKTLPKRRSMEEVEALKGLQEMVRIGSPFSPSPRGSTGRKHDTFRKTAAIVFLLFVITIVGAVVFYLANTLPGRRVVPAVCTTRACLDHAQALGLKRDKSLEACEDFGQFVCSGWLHDDTRPSVSAPLFRLAYWLLGRAQLHEDPRQPLTKRVRLMMNAYLCVGGSTADINDSKSLVEFVSKELCPWLLDPTDARLGHTDGYSVSLRALVNLSVLWTMPLWFYVDITEPWHGTGYSRSVSMNPLGISYITEIINHEVNKYEGFYNSVID, encoded by the exons ATGTCGGCGCCAGAGGTCGTGGTCTGCGTGCCGGAGGTGCCGGACAAGAGCGCCGCTGCTTTCCAGGACCCCTCGAAGCTTAACGCACGGTCGCCAACGGGttcaca AGCGCCCAAGACGCTGCCCAAGCGGAGGTCTATGGAAGAGGTAGAAGCTCTCAAGGGACTCCAGGAAATG GTACGCATCGGGTCTCCGTTTTCACCATCGCCGCGCGGATCAACCGGACGGAAACATGACACCTTCAGGAAGACGGCAGCTATCGTGTTTCTGCTCTTCGTCATCACCATCGTTGGCGCGGTCGTCTTCTACCTTGCAAACACTCTGCCCGGTCGTCGCGTTGTACCCGCGGTTTGCACCACACGGGCTTGCTTGGATCACGCGCAGGCGCTGGGCCTGAAAAGAGACAAGAGCCTGGAAGCCTGCGAAGATTTCGGCCAGTTTGTGTGCTCCGGATGGCTGCACGACGACACCCGACCGAGTGTATCCGCGCCACTTTTTCGCTTGGCGTACTGGCTGCTGGGACGAGCACAGCTTCACGAGGACCCCCGCCAGCCCCTAACGAAAagagtgaggctgatgatgaacgCCTACCTTTGCGTAGGAGGCTCCACGGCGGACATCAATGACTCGAAAAGTCTCGTCGAATTCGTGAGCAAAGAGCTGTGCCCCTGGCTGCTAGACCCCACCGATGCTCGGCTTGGACACACCGACGGTTATTCAGTGTCCTTGCGGGCTCTGGTGAACCTGTCCGTCCTGTGGACCATGCCGTTGTGGTTCTATGTTGACATCACAGAGCCTTGGCACGGCACCGGTTACTCGCGGTCGGTATCTATGAACCCATTGGGTATATCATACATTACGGAAATAATTAATCACGAGGTTAATAAGTACGAAGGCTTCTATAACTCAGTCATCGACTGA